The window CGATTACGCCCGGCGCACCGATCTCTGGCTGGAGATCGGCGTGCAATCCAGCCACGACGCCACCTTGCAACGACTGCGGCGCGGCCACGATTATGGCTGCTTCCTTGACGCCCTGGCGCGGGCACGGCAGCGTGGTCTGCGCGTCTGCGCCCACCTTATCCTTGGCCTCCCCGGCGAAAGTCACGCTGACATCCTCGCCACCACCAAGGAAATGGCGCGCCTTTGCCTCGACGGGGTCAAGCTCCACCTCCTCCATATCCTCAGCGGCACCGAACTCGGCGCTGCCTACCAGCGCGGCGAGATCTCCGTCCTTGATCAGGAGAGTTACGTCACTCTCGCCTGCGATGTTCTCGAACATCTCCACCCGGCAACGGTGATCCAGCGTCTCACCGGCGACGGCCCCCGCGACCGCCTCCTCGCCCCGCTGTGGTCGCTGAAAAAATGGGAAGTCCTCAACGCCATCGATGCCGAGATGGCACGCCGCGGCACGCGGCAGGGGGAGCGCTGCCGCCGATGAACCTGCACGCCAGCGACGCCATCATCCTTCACCATCGCGACTACGGCGAGAGTGACCGCATCGTCACCTTCCTCACCCCGGAGGACGGAATCTGCAAAGGTTTCGCCCGCAACGCCCGCGCCAGTCGCAAACGCTTCGGCCCGGCCCTTGAATCCTTCGCCCAGGTCCGTCTCCATTACAGCGCCCCCAAGGGGGGAGAATTTCTCAGCCTGCGCGACGCCGAACTGATCGACCTGCGCGTCGGCCTGCGCAGCGATCTGCAACGCCTCGCCCTCGCCGCTTACGGCTGCGAACTGGTCGAAGCCCTCGGCGGCGGCCACGGCCACCCCGAGATCTTTGCCCTCCTCGCCGCCTATCTCGACCACCTTTCCAGCGCCGGCGCCACGCCGGAAGCGCGCCTGCTCCTCGAAGTCCGTCTCCTCTTCCACTCCGGTTACGCTCCCCACCTCCTCCACTGCGCCGCCTGCTTCGGCCCCCTCCCCTACACCTTCTCATTCAGTGCTGAAATGGGTGGCAGCCTCTGCCCGGCCTGCGCCCCGCCGGGGCTGATCCCCGTCTCTCTCGGCACCATCGGCACCCTCTCCCGCCTCGCCCGCACCCCGATCGAAGCTTTTAGCGGCTTCCATTTTGGTGAACGGACCTTGAACGAAGGAGGAAAGATTCTCCGTGATGCGCTAAACCAGCATTTGACCAGGCCGCTGAAGTCACTAACCTTTTTGGAAGAGATGCAGGCGTAATAATCTAATTTCTTTGTTGCTAGAGATTAATAATAATGTAAAATATGATTATCATATTTTACAGGAGCTGCTATGCGCGTAGCCATTAGTTCAACCGAGGCGGTCCGAAATTTTTCAGAACTCCTCAACAACATCAAATACCGTGGTGATCGCTATACCGTCATTCGTGGCGGCAAGCCGGCCGCCGCCCTGGTTCCGGTAGAGCCGGCCAGTGCTGGTGCGACCTTGGCTGACCTGCGCCAGATCTTACAAACTCTCCCCCATCTCGACAGCAACGACACAGCTTTTGCAGCCGATGTCATAGCGGCGGAAAATGCACAGCCGGCGATGCCCGAGGCACTACCATGGGAGTAATCCTTGACTCCTCCGAGATCATCGCCCTGGAAAGAAATCGCGGAATGGTCGAGAATCTCGTGGCTGGTCGCGAAGACGAACCCTTCGGCATCAGCGTTGTCACTGTCGCTGAGCTTCTTCATGGCGTCGAACGCGCTGACTCCGAAATCCGCAGGATCCGCCGGCAGGCTTTTGTTGAAAAGGTGATAGAACTGTTCCCTGTGTACCCCTTTGATAACAGTGTTGCGCGCATCTACGCGAGAATATGGGCCTCGCTCATACAGCGCGGCTTTACGGTTGGTGCGCACGACTTAATCATTGCCGCGACGGCTATTTCTCTCGATTATACAGTCATTACTGCGAACCGGCGTGATTTCGAAAAAATTGAAGGATTGCGACTGGAAGTGCGACAGGAGAAGTGAGTCTCGGAAGGACTTAAGGGAGTTTCAATACGACAGACCTTCAGGAGAATCTACCAATGAATCATCCCATGCGCCGCCCGGAACGCGGCATCAGTGAAAGTGAAGCCCGGCAACTCCTGGAAGAGAGCGAATACGGCATCCTCTCTACCTGCGGAGCCGACGGTCAGCCGTACGGCCTCCCCCTCAGTTATTGTGTCATCGACAATGCCATTTACTTTCACTGCGCCCAGGCCGGGCACAAGATCGAAAATCTTGCCGCCGACAGCCGGGTCTCCTTCTGCGTGGTCGGGAAGACCGAGGTGCTGCCGGAAAGCTTCTCCACCCGCTACGAAAGCGTCATCGTCTTTGGCCGGGCTGTCGAGGTCCTGGACGCAGAGAAGCAGCAGGCCCTCGAAGGGCTGCTGCGGAAATATTCCGCCCCCTTCCTTGCCGAGGGGCTGGCCTATGTTGCCGCCAAGTGGGAGAAGACCAAGGTTATTCGTATCGATATCGACCAGATCAGCGGCAAGGCGCGGCGCATCTGAACGCCAATCGCAAGAGAAAGCAGGGCTGAACCATGCAGACCGGAAACCTCTTTGCCGATGCTCTCCCTCCTTTGGAAGGCGAGCGCTTCGAAATGATCCTGAAGCACAGGAATCTCGTCGTTGAGCGGATTGTGAGTTCTGCGGCGATGGTGCCGTGCGAGTATGTGCAGCCCCAGGATGAATGGGTAGTGCTTGTCCAGGGGGAAGCCACCCTTCAGGTTGCGGGCGAGACAATAGCTCTCAAGGCAGGCGATCACCTCTTCCTGCCGGCGGGGGTGCCGCATAGTGTGCAGCGGGTTTCCGAGGGGGCGATCTGGCTGGCGGTCCATCTTTATCCAGAGGATAAGAGCGATGCCGCGTATATCGAACGCCAAGGGAAGGTCGTGGTTCTTCGCCCCAAACGGCAGGGCCGGGAGAGCTTCTTCGCCAATGCGTCCCCGGTGCCGGGCGACTTTCTTGCTGATCGGACCGATCTGCCTCTGCAAAAGCGGGAACTCTTCTGATGTTCAAGGTGTAGCGAGGGGGATTATCGACTAAGTCGGCGGATCAAGGAGTTGTGCGGTCAACAGACGGCTGCCATGCACGACCGTTATTACAAAGACGGTATCGCTCTGCTCTTCATAACGATAGATGCAGCGATAAGCACCGTTGATGACTTCACGATGTGGGCGTTGCGGAAATTCCGGCAAGTGACGGCCGGCTTCGGGGAAGGTTCTGAGGTGTTCGACCGACTTGTACAGTCTCTCTACCTGGATGCGGGCGTACCACGGGGAGTCGGCAGCAATATAATCGTAAATCAGCTCAAGGTCACCAACCGCCTTGAGCGTCCACTTCAGCCCTGCCATCGGCGGGCAAGTCTTTCCATGGCTTCGTCGTGGGAGACGACGCGGCCCTCGCGCAAATCCTTCTCGCCGGCTTCGATCTTTTCGAGCAGATAGAGGCGATACATGACCTCTTCGGAGTCAACGGTTTCGGGGAGAGAGGTGAGGCAGGATTCGATAGCTGAGCGGGCCATGAGCATGAGGGACTCCTTCTGTTTTTGCTGTGGTAACCTTAACATGGCGATCGAGGGCGGTCAAACACGCAGACGCTAACGCCAACCAATGTAAGCGGGGGAAAAAGGGGCGGCAAGATTTCCTTTGACAGCGGATGAAAATTTGATAAGAATCGATGGGCATGGGGGACGCAGTTGATTTGTTGATTTGGAAATAACCCCTTGTATGATTGGACATCATGCCACGAGCCGCACGCCTTGACATCCCCGGAGTCCTCCAACACGTCATCTTCAGAGGAGTTGAACGTCGGGATATCTTCCTCAATGACACTGACCGGCGGTCATTTATGGAGCGCTTTTCCGCCTTGTTGACTCAGACAGGGACGGAATGCCTGGCCTGGTCGCTGATGAGCAATCATGCTCATCTTCTCTTGCGTCCGACAAAAGACACTCTGGGACATTTCATGCGGCGGCTTTTGACCGGCCATGCTGTCTCATTCAACCTGCGCCATCACCGCACCGGCCACCTTTTCCAAAACCGCTATAAATCTATCATCTGCGAGGAAAATCCCTATCTCCTTGAACTGGTTCGCTACATTCACCTCAACCCGTTGCGCGCCGGACTGGTGCAAGACCTGACGGACCTGGACGTTTATCCCTGGTGCGGGCATGCGGTATTGATGGGGCGGCGGGAGATGGCACAACAGAATGTTGCGGAAGTCCTTGCCTATTTCG of the Deltaproteobacteria bacterium HGW-Deltaproteobacteria-4 genome contains:
- a CDS encoding TIGR01212 family radical SAM protein, translating into MEAKRYHLYSNRLKEQFGRRVHKISVDAGFGCPHRDGGREQGGCIFCDPTGSGSVGLDHRLSVAAQLQAGKEIMQRKYKAEQFIAYFQPFSNTYAPVEELRRLYDEALSVDGVVGLAIGTRPDCLPNDVLDLLGDYARRTDLWLEIGVQSSHDATLQRLRRGHDYGCFLDALARARQRGLRVCAHLILGLPGESHADILATTKEMARLCLDGVKLHLLHILSGTELGAAYQRGEISVLDQESYVTLACDVLEHLHPATVIQRLTGDGPRDRLLAPLWSLKKWEVLNAIDAEMARRGTRQGERCRR
- the recO gene encoding DNA repair protein RecO codes for the protein MGSPQRHRCRDGTPRHAAGGALPPMNLHASDAIILHHRDYGESDRIVTFLTPEDGICKGFARNARASRKRFGPALESFAQVRLHYSAPKGGEFLSLRDAELIDLRVGLRSDLQRLALAAYGCELVEALGGGHGHPEIFALLAAYLDHLSSAGATPEARLLLEVRLLFHSGYAPHLLHCAACFGPLPYTFSFSAEMGGSLCPACAPPGLIPVSLGTIGTLSRLARTPIEAFSGFHFGERTLNEGGKILRDALNQHLTRPLKSLTFLEEMQA
- a CDS encoding VapC toxin family PIN domain ribonuclease, whose protein sequence is MGVILDSSEIIALERNRGMVENLVAGREDEPFGISVVTVAELLHGVERADSEIRRIRRQAFVEKVIELFPVYPFDNSVARIYARIWASLIQRGFTVGAHDLIIAATAISLDYTVITANRRDFEKIEGLRLEVRQEK
- a CDS encoding MFS transporter; the encoded protein is MNHPMRRPERGISESEARQLLEESEYGILSTCGADGQPYGLPLSYCVIDNAIYFHCAQAGHKIENLAADSRVSFCVVGKTEVLPESFSTRYESVIVFGRAVEVLDAEKQQALEGLLRKYSAPFLAEGLAYVAAKWEKTKVIRIDIDQISGKARRI
- a CDS encoding type II toxin-antitoxin system RelE/ParE family toxin, coding for MAGLKWTLKAVGDLELIYDYIAADSPWYARIQVERLYKSVEHLRTFPEAGRHLPEFPQRPHREVINGAYRCIYRYEEQSDTVFVITVVHGSRLLTAQLLDPPT
- a CDS encoding transposase, yielding MPRAARLDIPGVLQHVIFRGVERRDIFLNDTDRRSFMERFSALLTQTGTECLAWSLMSNHAHLLLRPTKDTLGHFMRRLLTGHAVSFNLRHHRTGHLFQNRYKSIICEENPYLLELVRYIHLNPLRAGLVQDLTDLDVYPWCGHAVLMGRREMAQQNVAEVLAYFGKETRTARERYRSFVADGISLGKRDELVGGGLKRALKLTGDEVVTAYDDRILGGADFVEELRQEKEIAARLGTLLPLPELIKRVADFAGVDAKGLSQRGRNPLVVDTKSIICFLAARKIGYSGEIIARALGLTRSGVCRSASRGEVMIRENPDKWGKVEELVN